A stretch of Dyella sp. BiH032 DNA encodes these proteins:
- a CDS encoding two-component regulator propeller domain-containing protein, producing MKRRARIAPWLVRLSVCLLCTGIHGQPADAGAGAWAREQFRQTVWSVERGAPADIWALAQDPDGFLWLGTGSGLYRFDGVAFERFEPAQGESFRTNNITALSMQPDGTLWIGLFHGGASALRDGHLTNYSARDGFPTSMVLAFARDGGGTLWAASRGGLARFDGKRWQIVGADWGYPAERADWVMTDRDGTLWVATGEELLYLARGARRFARTGVGTVRDTAVAQAPDGTLWLSDGPQGTRALPGLSAAHPRTIDGAVTGEDSAPVHSKRLLFDRQGHLWGTEAMHGGVYRIDAPSPLADGTALRASAFDALHDRGHGLPSNVAVPLLEDREGTLWVGTNLGLASYHANNVRTPPDTRVGPGINTALAVDAEGATWLANGGVLRRHSGADTSVEATGLPDVNAMLHADGTLWLMGSSYLGRLEHGRLARIAVPVTGPRWSLEAVAADGAGGLWASFLDGGLFHLRDGAWKHVEGSTGRSGSAPTALAVDRTGRLWAGYPDGRVMSIDGANRRIYRTADGLRVGGIATFALRGDELMVGGDHGVARLRGERFEVLASADPSMLVGVSGIVLTREGDAWINGSRGVLRVRAAELARGFGGSPAAFDLFDYHDGLPGIALQATPVSTAAVDGTGRAWFNTNQGAAWIDPAQVRRNTAPPATFVQALIAGDRRYPAAGAVTLPRRTSSVRLAYTATSLAMPDRVRFRYRLDGVDEDWQEAGTRREASYANLGPGSYRFHVSAANEDGVWNEQGASLAFSIEPQFFQTGWFRALCLAIGALLAGGLYLWRLRLMAERIHLRLEERTRERERIARELHDTLLQGVQGLLLRLQALAAGLGRDAPGRQALDTAVDRAREMLVEGRDRIVALRGETGEGMRLVQSLRAVGEEVGQECDTVFQVAVEGEERPLCAPAANEVLDIAREAIRNAFLHAQADRIEVRVTYQPQALRLSVTDDGVGLPPDVLRRGRLVGHWGLVGMHERAKRLGAQLTMRRMEPRGTEVVLSVPGHVAFDPASTRHGKTRRRSGT from the coding sequence ATGAAACGACGCGCGCGCATCGCGCCCTGGCTGGTACGGCTGAGCGTCTGCCTGCTGTGCACGGGAATCCATGGGCAGCCCGCGGACGCGGGGGCCGGTGCGTGGGCGCGCGAGCAGTTCCGCCAGACGGTGTGGAGCGTGGAACGCGGTGCGCCAGCGGATATCTGGGCGCTGGCGCAGGATCCCGACGGCTTCCTGTGGCTGGGCACGGGCTCGGGCCTGTACCGCTTCGACGGCGTCGCCTTCGAGCGCTTCGAGCCGGCGCAGGGCGAGAGCTTCCGCACCAACAACATCACCGCGCTGTCGATGCAGCCGGACGGCACGTTGTGGATCGGCCTGTTCCACGGCGGCGCGAGCGCGCTGCGCGACGGACATCTCACGAACTACTCGGCGCGCGACGGCTTCCCCACCAGCATGGTGCTCGCCTTCGCACGGGACGGGGGCGGCACGCTGTGGGCGGCCAGCCGCGGCGGTCTGGCACGCTTCGACGGCAAGCGCTGGCAGATCGTCGGTGCCGACTGGGGTTATCCCGCCGAACGCGCGGATTGGGTCATGACCGACCGCGACGGCACGCTGTGGGTCGCCACCGGCGAGGAGCTGCTGTATCTGGCCCGTGGCGCCCGGCGTTTCGCGCGCACCGGCGTGGGCACCGTGCGCGACACGGCGGTCGCGCAGGCGCCGGACGGAACTCTGTGGCTGTCGGACGGGCCCCAGGGTACCCGGGCCCTGCCCGGCCTGTCGGCGGCGCACCCGCGCACGATCGATGGCGCGGTCACCGGCGAGGACAGCGCGCCAGTGCATTCCAAGCGGCTGCTGTTCGATCGCCAGGGACATCTGTGGGGTACCGAGGCGATGCATGGCGGCGTCTACCGGATCGATGCGCCGTCGCCGCTCGCAGACGGTACGGCGCTGCGCGCGAGCGCTTTCGACGCCCTGCACGATCGCGGCCACGGCCTGCCGTCCAACGTGGCGGTGCCGCTGCTGGAAGACCGCGAAGGCACGCTGTGGGTGGGCACCAATCTGGGCCTGGCGAGCTACCACGCGAACAACGTCCGCACGCCGCCGGATACCCGGGTGGGTCCGGGCATCAACACGGCGCTGGCCGTCGATGCCGAAGGCGCGACCTGGCTGGCCAACGGCGGCGTGCTGCGCCGGCACAGCGGCGCGGACACCAGCGTGGAGGCCACCGGCCTGCCCGACGTCAACGCGATGCTCCATGCGGACGGCACGCTATGGCTGATGGGGTCGTCTTATCTCGGCCGCCTGGAACACGGCCGGCTGGCGCGCATCGCCGTGCCGGTGACGGGGCCGCGCTGGAGCCTCGAAGCCGTGGCCGCCGATGGCGCCGGCGGCCTGTGGGCGAGCTTCCTCGATGGCGGCCTGTTCCATTTGCGCGACGGCGCGTGGAAACACGTGGAGGGCAGCACAGGACGCAGCGGAAGCGCGCCGACGGCGCTGGCGGTGGATCGCACCGGCCGGCTGTGGGCGGGCTACCCCGACGGCCGCGTGATGAGCATCGATGGCGCGAATCGGCGCATCTACCGCACTGCGGATGGCTTGCGCGTCGGCGGCATCGCCACGTTCGCGCTGCGCGGCGACGAGCTGATGGTGGGCGGCGACCACGGCGTGGCGCGGCTGCGGGGCGAGCGCTTCGAGGTCCTCGCCAGCGCCGATCCATCCATGCTGGTGGGCGTGTCCGGCATCGTGCTGACCCGCGAGGGCGACGCCTGGATCAATGGCAGCCGCGGCGTGCTGCGCGTTCGTGCGGCGGAACTCGCGCGCGGTTTCGGCGGATCGCCCGCCGCGTTCGATCTGTTCGACTACCACGACGGCCTGCCCGGGATCGCGCTGCAGGCCACGCCGGTATCGACCGCGGCGGTGGACGGCACCGGCCGCGCATGGTTCAACACCAACCAGGGCGCGGCGTGGATCGATCCGGCGCAGGTGCGCCGCAATACGGCGCCGCCGGCCACGTTCGTGCAAGCCCTGATCGCCGGCGACCGGCGCTACCCGGCGGCCGGCGCGGTGACGCTGCCGCGCCGGACCAGCTCGGTGCGGCTGGCGTACACCGCGACCAGCCTGGCCATGCCCGACCGCGTGCGTTTCCGCTATCGCCTGGACGGCGTCGACGAGGATTGGCAGGAAGCCGGCACGCGGCGCGAGGCCTCGTATGCCAATCTCGGGCCGGGTTCTTATCGCTTCCATGTGAGTGCCGCGAACGAAGACGGCGTCTGGAACGAGCAAGGCGCCAGCCTCGCCTTTTCGATCGAGCCGCAGTTCTTCCAGACCGGCTGGTTTCGCGCGCTGTGCCTGGCGATCGGCGCGCTGCTGGCCGGCGGGCTCTATCTGTGGCGCCTGCGCCTGATGGCGGAGCGCATCCATCTGCGGCTGGAGGAGCGCACGCGCGAGCGCGAACGCATTGCGCGCGAACTGCACGACACGCTGCTGCAGGGCGTGCAGGGCCTGCTGCTGCGCCTGCAGGCGCTGGCCGCCGGCCTCGGCCGGGACGCCCCGGGACGGCAGGCGCTCGATACCGCCGTCGATCGGGCGCGCGAGATGCTGGTGGAAGGCCGCGACCGCATCGTGGCGCTGCGCGGCGAAACGGGCGAAGGCATGCGATTGGTGCAGTCGCTGCGCGCGGTCGGCGAGGAGGTGGGTCAGGAATGCGACACGGTGTTCCAGGTCGCGGTCGAAGGCGAAGAGCGTCCGCTGTGCGCACCGGCCGCGAATGAAGTGCTCGACATCGCGCGGGAAGCGATCCGCAATGCCTTCCTCCATGCACAGGCCGACCGTATCGAGGTACGGGTCACCTACCAGCCGCAAGCGTTGCGCCTGAGCGTGACGGACGATGGCGTCGGACTGCCGCCGGACGTGCTGCGGCGCGGCCGTCTCGTCGGGCACTGGGGACTGGTGGGCATGCACGAGCGCGCCAAGCGCCTGGGCGCGCAGCTGACCATGCGGCGCATGGAGCCGCGCGGTACCGAAGTGGTGCTCAGCGTGCCTGGGCACGTGGCGTTCGATCCCGCGTCGACGCGGCATGGGAAGACCCGGCGCCGCTCCGGGACATGA